In Variovorax paradoxus, a single genomic region encodes these proteins:
- a CDS encoding hydroxymethylglutaryl-CoA lyase — MIHAFLPPRAVVREVGLRDGLQSIARVLSTERKLEWIRDAHAAGQREIEVGSFVPAHLLPQLADTAELLAYAKTLPGMFASVLVPNLKGAERAIAGEADLMIVPLSASHAHSLANLRKTPDEVVAEVGRIRAARDAAGSKTLIDGGVGTAFGCTLQGHVDPDEVLRLMQALLDAGADRVSLADTVGYADPAMVRSLFERALRIAGDRLWCGHFHDTRGMGLANAYAALEVGITRFDACLAGIGGCPHAPGASGNVDTEDLVFMLQSMGVETGVDLPKLLDLRRRVAGWLEGETLQGTVWRAGFPKTFAAAEGVAA, encoded by the coding sequence TTGATTCACGCCTTCCTGCCGCCACGCGCGGTCGTCCGCGAAGTGGGCCTGCGCGACGGCCTGCAGAGCATCGCCCGCGTGCTGTCCACAGAACGCAAGCTCGAATGGATCCGCGACGCGCACGCGGCCGGCCAGCGCGAGATCGAGGTCGGTTCGTTCGTGCCCGCGCACCTGCTGCCGCAACTGGCCGACACCGCCGAACTGCTGGCCTATGCGAAGACGCTGCCGGGGATGTTCGCCTCGGTGCTGGTGCCCAACCTCAAGGGCGCCGAACGCGCCATCGCGGGCGAGGCCGACCTGATGATCGTGCCGCTGTCGGCCAGCCATGCGCACAGCCTCGCCAACCTGCGCAAGACGCCGGACGAAGTGGTCGCTGAAGTCGGCCGCATCCGCGCGGCGCGCGACGCGGCGGGCTCGAAGACGCTGATCGACGGCGGCGTGGGCACGGCCTTCGGCTGCACGCTGCAGGGCCATGTCGATCCCGACGAGGTGCTGCGGCTGATGCAGGCGCTGCTCGACGCCGGCGCCGACCGCGTGAGCCTGGCCGACACCGTCGGCTATGCCGATCCGGCGATGGTGCGCAGCCTGTTCGAGCGCGCGCTGCGCATCGCGGGCGACCGGCTGTGGTGCGGCCATTTCCACGACACGCGCGGCATGGGGCTCGCGAATGCGTATGCCGCGCTGGAAGTAGGCATCACGCGTTTCGACGCCTGCCTGGCCGGCATCGGCGGCTGCCCGCATGCGCCGGGTGCCAGCGGCAACGTCGACACGGAAGACCTGGTGTTCATGCTCCAGAGCATGGGCGTCGAGACCGGCGTCGACCTGCCGAAGCTGCTCGACCTGCGCCGCCGCGTGGCGGGCTGGCTCGAGGGCGAGACGCTGCAGGGCACGGTGTGGCGCGCCGGCTTTCCCAAGACCTTCGCGGCGGCCGAGGGAGTCGCGGCATGA
- the rpoD gene encoding RNA polymerase sigma factor RpoD: MPTKSTSLDDPKKAAAPAAKKVGRPPKAAGAATTGAKRGRKPKADKDAPESDIDLSDIEDDLAGDEPAATTTTEEKVKPLRMKISKAKERALMKEFGLDETVLSEEDLAKRRSRLKTLITLGKTRGYLTHGEISDHLPDKLVDAETMEVVVTMLNDMGVAVYEQTPDAETLLLNNTAPTATTVEEAEEEAEAALSTVDSEFGRTTDPVRMYMREMGTVELLTREGEIEIAKRIEGGLMAMMEAISASPATIAAILEMAATIREGKVVISTIVDGFSNPNEADDYVAEEDFDEFDEEDDDDGKGGSKALTKKLEELKRDALERFDRIASLFEKVHKIYDKEGYGTPAYVKAQEAMSEELMTIRFTAKTIEKLCDLVRTQVDDVRKKERELRRIIVDKCGFPQEEFIRDFSGFDKNGNVVASNLLNLKWVEKQAAAGKPWSAVLARNIPPVQELQQRLTDIQSRVVVPLTQLKDINKRMNEGESSSRDAKKEMIEANLRLVISIAKKYTNRGLQFLDLIQEGNIGLMKAVDKFEYRRGYKFSTYATWWIRQAITRSIADQARTIRIPVHMIETINKMNRISRQHLQEFGFEPDAGILAAKMEIPEDKIRKIMKIAKEPISMETPIGDDDDSHLGDFIEDSSNTAPIEAAMQAGLRDVVKDILDSLTPREAKVLRMRFGIEMSTDHTLEEVGKQFDVTRERIRQIEAKALRKLKHPSRSDKLRSFIDTL; this comes from the coding sequence GTGCCCACGAAATCGACCTCTCTCGACGATCCCAAAAAAGCCGCAGCCCCCGCCGCCAAGAAAGTCGGGCGCCCGCCCAAGGCCGCCGGCGCCGCCACCACCGGCGCCAAGCGCGGCCGCAAGCCCAAGGCTGACAAGGACGCGCCCGAGAGCGACATCGACCTGTCGGACATCGAGGACGACCTGGCCGGCGACGAACCCGCGGCAACCACGACCACCGAAGAGAAGGTCAAACCGCTGCGCATGAAGATCAGCAAGGCGAAGGAACGCGCCTTGATGAAGGAGTTCGGCCTCGACGAGACCGTGCTCTCCGAAGAAGACCTGGCCAAGCGCCGCTCGCGCCTGAAGACCCTGATCACGCTGGGCAAGACCCGCGGCTACCTCACGCACGGCGAAATCTCCGACCACTTGCCCGACAAGCTGGTCGACGCCGAGACCATGGAAGTCGTGGTCACCATGCTCAACGACATGGGCGTGGCGGTGTACGAGCAGACGCCCGACGCCGAAACCCTGCTGCTGAACAACACCGCGCCCACCGCCACCACGGTGGAAGAAGCCGAGGAAGAAGCCGAAGCGGCCCTGTCCACGGTGGACAGCGAATTCGGCCGCACCACCGACCCCGTGCGCATGTACATGCGCGAAATGGGCACGGTCGAGCTGCTGACCCGCGAAGGCGAAATCGAAATCGCCAAGCGCATCGAAGGCGGCCTGATGGCCATGATGGAAGCCATCTCGGCCTCCCCCGCCACCATCGCTGCGATCCTCGAGATGGCCGCCACCATCCGCGAAGGCAAGGTCGTCATCTCGACCATCGTCGACGGCTTCTCGAACCCCAACGAGGCCGACGACTACGTGGCCGAGGAAGACTTCGACGAATTCGACGAAGAAGACGACGACGACGGCAAGGGCGGCTCCAAGGCCCTGACCAAGAAGCTCGAAGAACTCAAGCGCGACGCGCTCGAGCGCTTCGACCGCATCGCCAGCCTGTTCGAGAAGGTCCACAAGATCTACGACAAGGAAGGCTACGGCACGCCGGCGTACGTCAAGGCGCAGGAGGCCATGTCGGAAGAGCTGATGACCATCCGCTTCACCGCCAAGACCATCGAGAAGCTGTGCGACCTGGTGCGCACGCAGGTCGACGACGTGCGCAAGAAGGAGCGCGAACTGCGCCGCATCATCGTGGACAAGTGCGGCTTCCCGCAGGAAGAGTTCATCCGCGACTTCAGCGGTTTCGACAAAAACGGCAACGTCGTCGCGTCCAACCTGCTGAACCTGAAGTGGGTCGAGAAGCAGGCCGCCGCCGGCAAGCCCTGGAGCGCCGTGCTCGCCCGCAACATTCCGCCGGTGCAGGAACTGCAGCAGCGCCTGACCGACATCCAGTCGCGCGTGGTGGTGCCGCTCACGCAGCTCAAGGACATCAACAAGCGCATGAACGAAGGCGAATCGTCTTCGCGCGACGCCAAGAAGGAAATGATCGAGGCCAACCTGCGCCTCGTGATCTCCATCGCCAAGAAGTACACCAACCGCGGCCTGCAGTTCCTGGACCTGATCCAGGAAGGCAACATCGGCCTGATGAAGGCGGTCGACAAGTTCGAATACCGTCGCGGCTACAAATTCTCGACCTACGCGACGTGGTGGATCCGCCAGGCCATCACCCGCTCGATCGCCGACCAGGCGCGCACCATCCGCATCCCGGTGCACATGATCGAGACGATCAACAAGATGAACCGCATTTCGCGCCAGCATTTGCAGGAGTTCGGCTTCGAGCCCGACGCCGGCATCCTGGCCGCGAAGATGGAGATTCCCGAAGACAAGATCCGCAAGATCATGAAGATCGCGAAGGAGCCGATCTCGATGGAAACCCCCATCGGCGACGACGACGATTCGCACCTGGGCGACTTCATCGAGGACAGCAGCAACACGGCACCCATCGAGGCCGCCATGCAGGCCGGCCTGCGCGACGTGGTCAAGGACATCCTCGACAGCCTCACGCCGCGCGAAGCCAAGGTGCTGCGCATGCGCTTCGGCATCGAGATGTCGACCGACCACACGCTGGAAGAAGTCGGCAAGCAGTTCGACGTGACCCGCGAGCGCATCCGCCAGATCGAAGCCAAGGCGCTGCGCAAGCTGAAGCACCCGAGCCGTTCGGACAAGCTGCGCAGCTTCATCGACACCCTGTAA
- a CDS encoding LysR family transcriptional regulator produces MRDLDLTTLRLFVSVCETHSIARAGEQASIVGSAISKRLAQLEEAVGTPLLLRKRRGVVPTPAGETLLEHARAMLGSVHRIERDMAAYAGGARGHVRILASASVMAESLAEDVAGFLQNPAHRNIRVDMEERVSPEIVRGIREGSASIGLCWDAADLEGLQRRSYRADHLAIVAHPSHPVAQHEHVRFEQVLDHEFVGMPALSAVQLMLAREAAVAGKPLVHRVLVSNFDAALRVVRAGLAISVVPAEVARPFTDAYGLRLMPLTDAWARRRFAICFRDEAALSPSAQLLVAHLQRCATD; encoded by the coding sequence ATGAGAGACCTTGACCTGACCACCCTCCGCCTCTTCGTCTCCGTCTGCGAAACGCACAGCATCGCGCGCGCCGGCGAGCAGGCCAGCATCGTCGGCTCGGCCATCAGCAAGCGGCTGGCGCAACTCGAAGAGGCGGTGGGCACGCCGCTGCTCTTGCGCAAGCGGCGCGGGGTGGTGCCGACGCCGGCCGGCGAAACCCTGCTGGAGCACGCCCGCGCGATGCTCGGCAGCGTGCACCGCATCGAGCGCGACATGGCTGCCTATGCCGGCGGCGCGCGCGGGCACGTGCGCATCCTGGCCTCGGCCTCGGTCATGGCCGAATCGCTGGCCGAGGACGTGGCCGGCTTCCTGCAGAACCCGGCGCACCGCAATATCCGCGTCGACATGGAAGAGCGCGTGAGCCCGGAGATCGTGCGCGGCATCCGCGAAGGCAGCGCCTCCATCGGCCTGTGCTGGGACGCGGCCGACCTCGAGGGCCTGCAGCGGCGCAGCTATCGCGCCGACCACCTGGCCATCGTGGCCCACCCTTCGCACCCCGTGGCGCAGCACGAACACGTGCGCTTCGAGCAGGTGCTCGACCATGAATTCGTCGGCATGCCCGCGCTCAGCGCGGTGCAGCTGATGCTGGCGCGCGAGGCGGCGGTGGCGGGCAAGCCGCTGGTGCACCGGGTGCTGGTGTCGAACTTCGACGCCGCGCTGCGCGTGGTGCGGGCCGGGCTGGCGATCAGCGTGGTCCCGGCGGAAGTGGCACGGCCCTTCACCGACGCCTACGGCCTGCGGCTGATGCCGCTGACCGATGCCTGGGCGCGGCGGCGGTTCGCGATCTGCTTCAGGGACGAAGCCGCGCTTTCGCCCTCGGCGCAACTGCTGGTGGCGCATCTGCAGCGCTGCGCCACCGACTGA
- a CDS encoding HPP family protein, producing the protein MRFDALLTHARAWLPARTTVDARERLRAVCGAGLGLLVAALLSHWLATPLHASVWLIAPLGASAVLVFAVPASPLAQPWSVIGGNTLSAVVGIACANWIPEPTIAAAVAVALAIALMFSARCLHPPGGAAALLAVLTHTTHFSSALFPFFTNSLLLVLAGVLYNTLTGRRYPHVQVARPPAADARFSQADIDAVLARYNQVLDISRDDLESLIQQTELESYKRRLGTLHCADIMSREPISVEFGTPLQEAWALMHERRIKALPITDRTRRVVGIVTQADFFRQLDLQHHEGIAGKLRDLIRATRTVMSNKPEVVGQIMTRQVRVASADRPVVDLVPLFSEGGHHHIPIIDGEKRLAGMITQSDFVRALYRAVGPA; encoded by the coding sequence ATGCGGTTCGACGCCCTGCTGACCCACGCGCGCGCCTGGCTGCCGGCGCGCACCACCGTCGATGCGCGCGAGCGCCTGCGCGCCGTCTGCGGTGCCGGCCTCGGCCTGCTGGTCGCGGCGCTGCTGTCGCACTGGCTCGCGACGCCGCTGCATGCGAGCGTGTGGCTGATCGCGCCGCTGGGCGCCAGCGCGGTGCTGGTGTTCGCCGTGCCCGCGAGCCCGCTGGCACAGCCCTGGTCGGTGATCGGCGGCAACACGCTGTCGGCGGTGGTGGGCATCGCCTGCGCCAACTGGATTCCCGAGCCGACCATCGCGGCCGCCGTCGCGGTGGCCCTGGCCATCGCACTGATGTTCAGCGCGCGCTGCCTGCACCCGCCGGGCGGCGCCGCGGCGCTGCTCGCGGTGCTGACGCACACCACGCATTTCTCTTCCGCGCTGTTCCCTTTCTTCACCAACTCGCTGCTGCTGGTGCTGGCCGGCGTGCTCTACAACACGCTCACCGGGCGGCGCTATCCGCATGTGCAGGTCGCGCGCCCGCCGGCGGCCGATGCGCGCTTCAGCCAGGCCGACATCGACGCCGTGCTGGCCCGCTACAACCAGGTGCTGGACATCAGCCGCGACGACCTCGAGTCGCTGATTCAGCAGACAGAGCTGGAGTCGTACAAGCGCCGGCTGGGCACGCTGCATTGCGCCGACATCATGTCGCGCGAGCCCATCTCGGTGGAGTTCGGCACGCCGCTGCAGGAAGCCTGGGCGCTGATGCACGAGCGCCGCATCAAGGCCCTGCCCATCACGGACCGCACGCGCCGGGTGGTCGGCATCGTCACGCAGGCCGACTTCTTCCGCCAGCTCGACCTGCAGCACCACGAAGGCATTGCGGGCAAGCTGCGCGACCTGATCCGCGCCACGCGCACCGTCATGTCGAACAAGCCCGAGGTGGTCGGCCAGATCATGACGCGCCAGGTGCGCGTGGCCAGCGCCGACCGGCCGGTGGTCGACCTGGTGCCGCTGTTTTCCGAGGGCGGGCATCACCACATTCCGATCATCGATGGCGAGAAGCGCCTGGCGGGGATGATCACGCAGTCGGATTTCGTGCGGGCGCTGTATCGCGCCGTCGGGCCGGCGTAA
- a CDS encoding CaiB/BaiF CoA transferase family protein, translated as MSSAGENKRLPLAGIRVVEFTHMVMGPTCGMVLADLGAEVIKVEPIEGDRTRHLLGAGAGFFPMFNRNKKSIALDLRNPQGLEAALRLCATADVVAQNFKPGTMDKYGLGYAALGKLNPRLVYVNHTGFLPGPYEHRTALDEVVQMMGGLAYMTGRPGDPLRAGTSVNDIMGGMFGAIGAIAALMQRAETGKGQEVQSALFENNVFLVGQHMMQYAITGEAAAPMPDRISAWALYDVFTVKDGEQIFLAAVSDAQWKTFCDALGFDDLKSDAALQTNNQRVRARPTLLADLRERLAGRSAQELSAIFEANGLPFAPITRPEDLYADPHLKATGGLADIRLPDGERAGETAQTTLFPITLGGERLGVRMNPPTLGEHTRELLAELGYASEQVDALLAGSAVA; from the coding sequence ATGAGTAGCGCTGGCGAAAACAAGCGCCTGCCGCTCGCCGGCATCCGCGTGGTCGAGTTCACCCACATGGTCATGGGGCCGACCTGCGGCATGGTGCTCGCGGACCTGGGCGCGGAAGTCATCAAGGTCGAGCCCATCGAAGGCGACCGCACGCGGCACCTGCTGGGCGCGGGCGCGGGCTTCTTTCCCATGTTCAACCGCAACAAGAAAAGCATCGCGCTCGACCTGCGCAACCCCCAGGGGCTGGAGGCCGCGCTGCGCTTGTGCGCCACGGCCGACGTGGTGGCGCAGAACTTCAAGCCCGGCACCATGGACAAGTACGGCCTGGGCTATGCCGCGCTCGGCAAGCTCAACCCGCGCCTGGTGTACGTGAACCACACGGGCTTCCTGCCCGGCCCCTACGAGCACCGCACCGCGCTCGACGAGGTGGTGCAGATGATGGGCGGGCTGGCCTACATGACGGGCCGCCCCGGCGATCCGCTGCGCGCGGGCACCAGCGTGAACGACATCATGGGCGGCATGTTCGGCGCCATCGGCGCCATCGCCGCGCTGATGCAGCGCGCCGAGACCGGCAAGGGGCAGGAGGTGCAGTCCGCGCTGTTCGAGAACAACGTGTTCCTGGTCGGCCAGCACATGATGCAGTACGCCATCACCGGCGAGGCGGCGGCGCCGATGCCGGACCGCATTTCGGCCTGGGCGCTGTACGACGTGTTCACCGTAAAAGACGGCGAGCAGATCTTCCTGGCCGCGGTGAGCGACGCGCAGTGGAAGACTTTTTGCGACGCGCTGGGCTTCGACGACCTGAAGTCCGACGCCGCCTTGCAGACCAACAACCAGCGCGTGCGCGCGCGGCCCACTCTGCTGGCCGACCTGCGCGAGCGGCTGGCCGGGCGTTCGGCGCAGGAGCTTTCGGCCATCTTCGAGGCCAACGGCCTGCCTTTCGCGCCGATCACCCGGCCCGAAGACCTGTACGCCGACCCGCACCTCAAGGCCACCGGCGGCCTCGCGGACATCCGCCTGCCCGACGGCGAACGCGCCGGGGAAACGGCGCAGACCACGCTGTTCCCGATCACGCTGGGCGGCGAGCGCCTGGGCGTGCGCATGAACCCGCCGACGCTGGGCGAGCACACCCGCGAACTGCTGGCCGAACTGGGCTACGCGAGCGAGCAGGTCGATGCCCTGCTTGCCGGCTCGGCGGTGGCCTGA
- a CDS encoding tripartite tricarboxylate transporter substrate binding protein: MTDKTFPLMNRRALLGLGACAAAVAACPAFAQGSDKPIRFILPISAGSGVDTIVRAAAPALGKAFGQPVVIENLPGAGGITGAAAIVKAAPDGLTLGMVSNNHVINPAVFKKMPFDALNDITPISVVGATPLVLVANPKLPAKNVQELIALLRAKPGGYNYASSGNGTILHLADEMFMDEAGVKARHIPYKGTGPMMTDMIGGQVEMGVIALPAVQQHIKSGALRAIGLCGATRSPAAPDIPTIAEQGLPNYAVEGWFAVIGPAKMQAAEVQRVHDAVAAAFTSAEVKEAMDKQGNVIKPTTPEQAAAYFRSEAARYAALVKKANVVLE, encoded by the coding sequence ATGACCGACAAAACATTTCCCCTGATGAATCGACGCGCGCTGCTGGGCCTGGGCGCCTGCGCCGCTGCGGTGGCCGCGTGCCCGGCGTTCGCGCAGGGCTCGGACAAGCCGATCCGCTTCATCCTGCCGATCAGCGCGGGCTCGGGCGTCGACACCATCGTGCGCGCGGCGGCGCCGGCGCTCGGCAAGGCCTTCGGGCAGCCGGTGGTGATCGAGAACCTGCCGGGCGCCGGCGGCATCACCGGCGCGGCGGCCATCGTCAAGGCCGCGCCCGACGGGCTCACGCTGGGCATGGTGTCGAACAACCACGTCATCAACCCGGCGGTGTTCAAGAAGATGCCCTTCGACGCGCTCAACGACATCACGCCGATCAGCGTGGTGGGCGCCACGCCGCTGGTGCTGGTGGCCAACCCCAAGCTGCCCGCGAAGAACGTGCAGGAGCTGATCGCGCTGCTGCGCGCCAAGCCGGGCGGCTACAACTACGCGTCTTCGGGCAACGGCACCATCCTGCACCTGGCCGACGAGATGTTCATGGACGAGGCCGGCGTGAAGGCGCGGCATATTCCGTACAAGGGCACCGGGCCGATGATGACCGACATGATCGGCGGCCAGGTCGAGATGGGCGTCATTGCGCTGCCGGCGGTGCAGCAGCACATCAAGAGCGGCGCGCTGCGCGCCATCGGCCTGTGCGGCGCGACCCGCTCGCCGGCCGCGCCGGACATTCCGACCATCGCGGAGCAGGGCCTGCCCAACTACGCGGTCGAAGGCTGGTTCGCGGTGATCGGGCCGGCGAAGATGCAGGCCGCCGAAGTGCAGCGCGTGCACGACGCGGTGGCCGCGGCCTTCACCAGCGCCGAGGTGAAAGAGGCGATGGACAAGCAGGGCAACGTCATCAAGCCCACGACGCCCGAACAGGCCGCGGCGTATTTCCGCAGCGAGGCCGCGCGCTATGCGGCGCTGGTGAAGAAGGCGAACGTCGTCCTGGAGTGA
- a CDS encoding multidrug effflux MFS transporter, with protein sequence MNPDADKLWQAPRWALAVLLAVLGMLGPFSIDTYIPAFSGIAQSIGATPAEMQQTLSAYLFGFAFMNLFHGALSDSFGRRPVVLWGLAVFTLASLGCALSQNITQLVLFRGLQGLSTGAGIVVSRAVIRDMFPPAEAQRVMSQVTIYFGVAPAIAPIVGGFLFVHAGWHAVFWFLVAVGVVLFTANYKLLPETLHKDHRQPFQVRHLMRGYWDLCSDPRFLLLAFASGVPFNGMFLYVLAAPAFLGDHLALQPQQFFWFFLLTIGGIMLGARASGRMAGKVAPKRQIRDGFLIMLITSVVNVVANTFFQAHVAWALWPLAVFAFGWALMVPVVTLLVLDLHPERRGMASSLQAVIGSTANGIVAGAVAPLVMHSTLALALTSMAMLAIGLVAWVWLHGRWPEIGRMVAHEG encoded by the coding sequence ATGAATCCCGACGCAGACAAACTCTGGCAGGCGCCGCGCTGGGCGCTTGCCGTGCTGCTCGCCGTGCTGGGCATGCTCGGTCCCTTCTCGATCGACACCTACATCCCCGCGTTCTCCGGCATCGCGCAGTCGATCGGCGCCACGCCGGCCGAGATGCAGCAGACGCTCTCTGCCTACCTGTTCGGCTTCGCGTTCATGAACCTGTTCCACGGCGCGCTGTCGGACAGCTTCGGGCGCCGCCCCGTGGTGCTGTGGGGGCTGGCGGTGTTCACGCTGGCCTCGCTGGGCTGCGCGCTGTCGCAGAACATCACGCAGCTGGTGCTGTTCCGCGGGCTGCAGGGCCTGTCGACCGGCGCGGGCATCGTGGTGTCGCGCGCGGTGATCCGCGACATGTTCCCGCCCGCCGAGGCGCAGCGGGTCATGAGCCAGGTCACGATCTACTTCGGCGTGGCGCCGGCCATCGCGCCCATCGTGGGCGGCTTCCTGTTCGTGCACGCCGGCTGGCATGCGGTGTTCTGGTTCCTTGTGGCGGTGGGCGTGGTGCTGTTCACCGCCAACTACAAGCTGCTGCCCGAGACGCTGCACAAGGACCATCGCCAGCCCTTCCAGGTGCGCCACCTGATGCGCGGCTACTGGGACCTGTGCTCCGACCCGCGCTTCCTGCTGCTGGCCTTTGCCAGCGGCGTGCCCTTCAACGGCATGTTCCTCTACGTGCTGGCCGCGCCCGCCTTCCTGGGCGACCACCTGGCGCTGCAGCCGCAGCAGTTCTTCTGGTTCTTCCTGCTGACCATCGGCGGCATCATGCTCGGCGCGCGCGCCAGCGGACGCATGGCCGGCAAGGTCGCGCCCAAGCGGCAGATCCGCGACGGCTTTCTCATCATGCTGATCACCTCGGTGGTCAACGTGGTGGCCAACACCTTCTTCCAGGCGCACGTGGCGTGGGCGCTGTGGCCGCTGGCGGTGTTCGCCTTCGGCTGGGCGCTGATGGTGCCGGTGGTCACGCTGCTGGTGCTCGACCTTCATCCGGAGCGCCGCGGCATGGCCTCGTCGCTGCAGGCCGTGATCGGCTCCACCGCCAACGGCATCGTGGCCGGCGCGGTGGCGCCGCTGGTGATGCATTCCACGCTCGCACTGGCGCTGACCTCCATGGCCATGCTCGCCATCGGCCTCGTCGCCTGGGTGTGGCTGCACGGCCGCTGGCCGGAGATCGGGCGCATGGTCGCCCACGAAGGCTGA